A genomic window from endosymbiont of Galathealinum brachiosum includes:
- a CDS encoding 2-nitropropane dioxygenase, whose protein sequence is MTENNLFLKHTGIQHPIICGPMYPCSNPELVAAASNAGGIGIIQPISLTYVHGYEFIEGLKYIKSLTDKPLGMNLLIEKGSKKYHQRMQYWLDSALDEGVNFFITSLGKPDWVVEAAHKAGAIVYHDVTEAKWAEKAVDVGVDGLIAVNNRAGGHAGTKYYDELLSQLKSYDLPIVCAGGIGNAESYHQALAKGYQAVQMGTRFIASKECSANEAYKQAIINSKEKDIVLSERITGVPVSVINTPYIQKKGLKPNVLERWMLNSPKFKYLMRTVLALKSLHSLKKSLLDESGDVDYWQAGKSVDTIDSVLSVEEIIQEFVS, encoded by the coding sequence ATGACTGAAAATAATTTATTTCTTAAACACACCGGCATACAGCACCCGATTATATGTGGACCAATGTATCCTTGTAGTAACCCTGAATTAGTTGCAGCAGCTTCGAATGCTGGTGGAATTGGCATTATACAGCCTATTTCTCTAACGTATGTTCATGGTTATGAGTTTATTGAAGGACTAAAGTATATAAAATCATTAACAGATAAACCTCTGGGGATGAATCTTCTGATAGAAAAAGGATCTAAAAAATATCATCAACGCATGCAATATTGGTTAGATAGTGCTCTTGATGAGGGTGTTAATTTTTTTATAACGTCTTTAGGTAAGCCAGACTGGGTGGTAGAGGCTGCTCATAAAGCGGGTGCTATTGTCTACCATGATGTGACAGAAGCTAAGTGGGCTGAGAAAGCAGTTGATGTAGGTGTAGATGGCTTAATCGCAGTAAATAACAGGGCAGGAGGCCATGCAGGTACAAAATATTATGATGAGTTATTATCGCAATTAAAGTCTTATGATTTACCCATAGTTTGTGCAGGTGGTATTGGAAATGCTGAATCTTACCATCAGGCTTTAGCTAAAGGATATCAGGCTGTGCAAATGGGTACTCGCTTCATAGCCTCAAAAGAATGCAGTGCGAATGAAGCGTATAAACAGGCGATTATAAACTCAAAAGAAAAAGATATCGTTTTAAGTGAGCGTATTACAGGTGTGCCTGTTTCAGTAATCAATACTCCCTATATACAGAAAAAAGGACTCAAGCCAAATGTTCTAGAGCGTTGGATGTTAAATAGTCCCAAGTTTAAATATTTGATGCGTACGGTACTGGCTCTTAAATCGCTGCATTCACTGAAAAAATCATTACTGGATGAATCGGGTGATGTTGATTACTGGCAGGCTGGAAAAAGTGTTGATACGATTGATTCAGTATTATCAGTTGAAGAAATTATTCAGGAGTTTGTGTCTTAG
- a CDS encoding DUF4442 domain-containing protein, which translates to MQITDIYRYWQKLGNNAAGRWLFNHLIPLINPYTGALKANVIDLQKGYAKMELNDRRGVRNHLNSIHAIALTNLGEFTSGLALISLFKDNTRGIPVEIKINFIKKARGTLTAECSTELPDFSDSVEHTVIAIIKDEEKDEVAQVQVVWKLGLKQD; encoded by the coding sequence ATGCAAATTACAGATATTTATCGATACTGGCAAAAACTTGGAAATAATGCTGCAGGTAGATGGTTGTTTAATCACTTAATACCATTAATTAATCCATACACCGGTGCATTAAAGGCAAATGTGATTGATTTACAAAAAGGCTATGCAAAGATGGAGTTAAATGATCGCAGAGGCGTTCGTAACCATTTAAACTCAATACATGCTATTGCCCTGACTAATCTTGGCGAATTTACCAGTGGACTGGCTCTTATTTCATTATTTAAAGATAATACACGTGGAATTCCTGTGGAGATTAAAATCAATTTTATAAAAAAAGCTAGAGGGACATTAACTGCGGAATGTTCAACAGAGCTGCCTGATTTCTCGGATTCAGTTGAGCATACGGTTATTGCAATTATAAAAGATGAGGAAAAAGATGAGGTCGCCCAAGTCCAGGTAGTGTGGAAATTAGGGCTCAAACAGGATTAA
- a CDS encoding DsbA family protein, whose protein sequence is MNSNITLIYVHDPMCSWCYGFKPALSLLIEKLKHKVTIQYLLGGLATDTDEPMPEAMQKQIKLNWKRIEETIPGCIFNYEFWTSNIPKRSTYPACRAVLAAKNQSVRAEGKMNSAIQKAYYLTAQNPSDYSVLYNIAKEINLDVDQFKFDIHSDKINIDLQRQITLSRKIGADSFPSLFIKVDEIYHPIVLDYNNVDIIIEHINDYL, encoded by the coding sequence ATGAACTCTAACATCACTTTAATTTATGTACACGATCCTATGTGTAGCTGGTGTTATGGATTTAAACCTGCATTAAGTTTATTAATTGAAAAACTAAAGCATAAAGTAACAATACAATATTTACTTGGAGGGTTAGCGACTGACACAGACGAACCAATGCCAGAAGCTATGCAGAAACAAATTAAGTTAAACTGGAAAAGAATTGAAGAAACAATTCCTGGTTGTATTTTTAACTATGAATTCTGGACATCCAACATACCAAAACGCTCTACCTACCCTGCCTGCAGAGCAGTGCTTGCTGCAAAAAACCAATCTGTAAGAGCTGAAGGTAAAATGAATTCTGCTATACAGAAAGCTTATTATTTAACAGCACAAAACCCATCGGACTATTCAGTACTTTACAATATAGCAAAAGAAATTAATCTGGATGTAGATCAATTTAAATTTGATATCCACTCTGATAAAATAAATATAGACTTACAACGACAAATTACTCTAAGCAGAAAAATTGGAGCAGATAGCTTTCCTTCATTATTTATTAAAGTTGATGAAATTTATCACCCAATAGTACTCGATTACAATAATGTCGATATAATTATCGAACATATAAATGATTATTTATAA
- a CDS encoding RNA pseudouridine synthase: MLRPVIYNPPTHLKLDILYQDNDLIALNKPSGLLSVPGRGDDKQDCMHSRLQLEHPRALVIHRLDMPTSGLILFALNKEMQKRMSMLFEKKQINKQYIAKVHGVLKDKKGTIDQPLITDWINRPRQKIDYKNGKQSKTKYTLISSDNNNTSIVMLEPVTGRSHQLRVHMSSLGHAILGDDIYGTYQSRNASSRLLLHAEKINFIHPLTNKEINISCNVDFYEL; this comes from the coding sequence ATGTTACGACCTGTAATTTATAACCCACCAACTCACCTTAAACTTGATATTCTTTATCAGGATAATGACCTGATTGCACTAAACAAACCCAGTGGGCTTCTATCTGTACCCGGTCGAGGAGATGATAAACAGGACTGCATGCATTCACGACTACAATTAGAGCACCCCCGGGCACTCGTTATTCATCGTCTAGACATGCCAACATCTGGCCTGATTTTATTTGCACTAAATAAAGAAATGCAAAAGAGGATGAGCATGCTTTTTGAAAAAAAGCAGATTAATAAACAATATATAGCCAAAGTACATGGCGTACTTAAAGATAAAAAAGGCACTATCGACCAGCCCCTTATAACAGACTGGATAAATCGTCCAAGACAAAAGATTGACTATAAAAATGGCAAACAATCTAAAACAAAATATACATTAATAAGTTCTGATAATAACAATACCAGTATAGTTATGCTTGAGCCTGTTACCGGGCGCAGCCATCAACTTCGGGTACATATGTCTTCACTTGGTCATGCAATATTAGGCGATGATATCTACGGAACATATCAGAGTCGTAATGCAAGTTCTAGATTGTTATTACATGCAGAAAAAATAAACTTCATTCATCCGTTAACAAACAAAGAAATAAATATTAGCTGTAATGTTGACTTTTATGAACTCTAA
- a CDS encoding NADPH-dependent oxidoreductase, whose amino-acid sequence MKITIISGSHRENSQSTKVAKHYQKVMLNNICDEAPIIDLASNPLPLWDEGIWDGEEKWTSLLAPYREQLSSSDGFVVITPEWHGQVPAGLKNFFLIFGRNELGNKPAKIVSISSADGGAYPIAELRMSSYKNSRLCYIPEQMIIRNVEKVLNDKAEDNDESADSYFRERIEWSLNILKEYVIALKQVRDSGATDTDKFGNGM is encoded by the coding sequence ATGAAAATAACAATCATAAGTGGTAGCCATAGAGAAAATTCACAAAGCACTAAAGTTGCTAAACATTATCAGAAAGTAATGCTTAACAACATATGTGATGAAGCGCCAATTATTGACCTGGCCAGTAACCCACTACCTCTCTGGGATGAAGGTATCTGGGATGGTGAAGAAAAATGGACTTCATTACTTGCGCCATACCGTGAACAGTTATCAAGTAGTGATGGTTTTGTTGTCATTACACCTGAATGGCACGGTCAGGTTCCTGCAGGATTGAAGAATTTTTTTCTGATATTTGGACGAAATGAGCTGGGTAATAAACCGGCTAAAATAGTTTCTATTTCCTCTGCAGATGGTGGAGCGTATCCGATTGCTGAGTTACGTATGAGTAGTTATAAAAATAGTCGTTTATGTTACATCCCGGAACAAATGATTATTCGTAATGTTGAAAAAGTACTTAATGACAAAGCAGAGGATAATGATGAATCTGCTGATTCATATTTTAGGGAAAGAATAGAGTGGTCATTAAATATACTTAAAGAATATGTTATTGCATTAAAGCAGGTGAGAGATAGTGGAGCAACAGATACAGATAAATTTGGAAATGGAATGTAG